From a single Brassica oleracea var. oleracea cultivar TO1000 chromosome C5, BOL, whole genome shotgun sequence genomic region:
- the LOC106292172 gene encoding uncharacterized protein LOC106292172 produces MDEYNSVLFKIVSMMRLYGEEVTEKELLDKTFSTFHSTNVLLQQHEMRPIGTAALPEANEAEKKDPKECNHVHDDKRSHGKGRSRYKGRGRDNYSFGRQGNHNNHGHGSSYGRGRGSYGRGQGGISKPSNSTKLACHRCGMSNHWAKNCRTPKHLCELYQESLKNKNPEAHMVYDTGYDADDDSDLENDDLLDFETSDCLKD; encoded by the exons ATGGATGAATACAATTCAGTATTGTTTAAGATAGTCTCAATGATGAGACTTTATGGTGAGGAAGTAACCGAGAAAGAGTTGCTTGATAAAACATTCTCCACGTTCCATTCGACGAACGTGTTGCTGCAACAGCA TGAGATGAGACCCATCGGAACAGCAGCATTACCAGAAGCCAATGAGGCTGAAAAGAAAGATCCCAAAGAGTGCAACCACGTCCATGATGATAAGAGATCACACGGCAAAGGCCGTAGTAGATACAAAGGACGTGGCCGTGACAACTACTCATTTGGCCGGCAAGGAAACCACAATAACCATGGTCATGGTTCCAGCTATGGCCGTGGCCGAGGCAGTTATGGCCGTGGTCAAGGCGGCATATCCAAACCGTCTAACTCGACCAAATTAGCTTGTCACAGATGCGGGATGAGTAACCATTGGGCCAAGAATTGTAGAACCCCTAAACATCTATGTGAGCTCTATCAAGAGAGCCTTAAGAACAAGAACCCGGAAGCCCATATGGTTTATGATACCGGGTATGATGCTGATGATGATTCCGACCTTGAAAACGACGACCTCTTGGATTTTGAGACTTCTGATTGTCTCAAAGACTAA